From Kribbella amoyensis:
CCCGGGACCGGTACCAGCTCGGCCGTCTTCGCCCCGGTCGCCGGGTCCGCCCGGAACAGCACCGCCTCGGTCGCGCGCGGCTCGGTTCCCTGGCCGCTGTCGACGCTCGAGCCGGCCCACAGCCCGGACGTGGTCGGCTGGATCGCGGCGACCGTCTGGTCCACGACGATGTTGCGGTACACCGACAACGCCCCGTTGGCCAGGTCGTACACGGTCAGCGCGCCCCCGTACTCCCCGTAGCCCGGCGTGGTGCCGACGTAGACCTTGCCGTCGGACGGGACCACGGAGACCGGGCGGTTCTGCAGGTGGCTGTCCACCAAGCTGAACAGGATGCGCGGGTTCGTCGCGCTCTCGGGGACATGCGGGTCCCAGACGGACAGCCGGCCGTACGGGTAGATCCCGACGTACAGCTTCCCGTCGTCGCCCCAGGCCCAGCCCTCGACCTGGCCCTGCCGAGTCGCGGGCGCGGTGACACCGGTCGCCGGGTCGTACGTCCCGGTCGAGCCGTTGAGGAACGCGTTCACCAGGACCTTGCCGTTGGACGGGTCCGCGATCGCGTGCATCAACGGCACCGGTACGTACTGGAACGGCGAGCTCCATTGCGCGAAGGCGCCACTCCCCGGGTCGTACCGGAAGGTGCCACCCGAATAGTTGCCGCCGAGTCCGTACAGCACCCGGCTGCCGTTCTCGGTGACCCAGCCGTACCCGATCGCGGCGCCGCGCGTGACCTTGACGGCCGGAGTCACCGCGCCGACGGTGTCGGTGGCCACGTCGTACCGGGTGAGCACGGTCGCGTTGGTGAAGTAGACGGCCCCGCCTTCGCCCGGCGAGACACCGCGTGCTCCGATCGGGTAGTCGGTGACCTGGGACCCGGTTGCGGCGTCCGTGAACGTCACCTGCTGTCCGGTGGCCGCGTCGAAGACGGTGAGTCGTCCGCTCACGTTCGCGAACACCCGGCCGTCGGCGTAGTCGAGGTCGCTGATCTCCTTGCCAGCCAGGCTCGCCGGGGTCAGCTCCTGCTTGTCCCCGGTCGCCAGGTCGATCCGGAACAGCTTCGCCTTCGGTGTGGCCAGCCCGACGAACAGTGCGTTGCGGTCCGGGTCGTACGTCGTGGACCGCGCGTACTGCTGAACCGTGTCGAGCGAACCGTAGTCCGTCACGTCACCGGTGGCCGGGTCGTACCGGAAGGCGTGCGCGTTCGGGTACGTCCCGCCGTACACGACCCCGTTGGGTCCCGCGCTCAGCCCGTAGACGAACGACTCCCCCGCGATCGGCTGACCCAGATCGGTGACCGTCCCGGTGTCCGGGTGGTAGCGGTACAGGCGGGCGTTCGAGTAGCTGCCCACGTACACGCTGCCGTCACTCGCAACCGTGATGCCCCAGGCGCCGGCGGCACCGGGCAACGGCACGGCCCTCACCAGCTCGCGGGTGCGCACGTCGACCACGTTGAGCTGCGCGTCCTCTCCCGCTGGAACGGCGTAGACCACGTCGCGCCCGTTCTCGTGACC
This genomic window contains:
- a CDS encoding DUF6923 family protein; this encodes MRRIGVALLTVTALLVGGSTAAAVEDDVIQDLGAPLTSLTVMEGAFGHENGRDVVYAVPAGEDAQLNVVDVRTRELVRAVPLPGAAGAWGITVASDGSVYVGSYSNARLYRYHPDTGTVTDLGQPIAGESFVYGLSAGPNGVVYGGTYPNAHAFRYDPATGDVTDYGSLDTVQQYARSTTYDPDRNALFVGLATPKAKLFRIDLATGDKQELTPASLAGKEISDLDYADGRVFANVSGRLTVFDAATGQQVTFTDAATGSQVTDYPIGARGVSPGEGGAVYFTNATVLTRYDVATDTVGAVTPAVKVTRGAAIGYGWVTENGSRVLYGLGGNYSGGTFRYDPGSGAFAQWSSPFQYVPVPLMHAIADPSNGKVLVNAFLNGSTGTYDPATGVTAPATRQGQVEGWAWGDDGKLYVGIYPYGRLSVWDPHVPESATNPRILFSLVDSHLQNRPVSVVPSDGKVYVGTTPGYGEYGGALTVYDLANGALSVYRNIVVDQTVAAIQPTTSGLWAGSSVDSGQGTEPRATEAVLFRADPATGAKTAELVPVPGAKSINELTVGPDGRLWGLADGTVFVVDPATGTVQRRIKVFDGTTGAADGALSWRDGYLYGVTGGRLFVVDSLAGSVEVLRDRGLNRLTATPDGTYYSLLRPDGKTNPTNLASYVPPADACPGSDLRATVWTGDVDSRVANRFARPGCTVIDELPDPAAKWRDHGTYVRAVVAVTDRLVADDVLSPAEGEAVRSAAARSTIGR